The Cryptococcus deuterogattii R265 chromosome 3, complete sequence genome has a segment encoding these proteins:
- a CDS encoding 4-nitrophenyl phosphatase: MTIDIKNTAPPFLKTLEEFRQLVDSADTFLFDCDGVLFLGTQLTENAKVLLDMLRSSGKKVIFVTNNSTKSRRQLKAHFDSLGLDASLEECFGSAYASAVYLSEVLKFPKDKKVYVFGHEGIEEELDEVGIAHIGGSDPEDREFTPPIDYSQYSPDPSVGAVLCGADNWINWKKITKAVIYLHNPECRLVLTNPDATFPIGGSLFPAAGSMSAPIVYAAKQTPIIIGKPSKTMMDAVIAHHHINPARTIMIGDNLHTDIEFGINSGIRTLLVMGGVTKYEHIYGENPSPVVPTYVINRAGDLAALAKQ; this comes from the exons ATGACTATAGACATTAAAAATACTGCCCCACCTTTCCTCAAAACCCTCGAGGAATTCCGACAACTTGTCGACTCGGCTGATACTTTTCTCTTCGATTGCGATGGAGTCCTCTTTTTAGGTACCCAGTTGACCGAAAATGCCAAGGTTTTGCTTGATATGTTGAGATCTAGTG GTAAAAAGGTCATCTTCGTGACTAACAACTCAACCAAGTCAAGAAGGCAACTCAAAGCCCACTTCGACAGCCTTGGTTTGGACGCTTCTCTT GAGGAGTGCTTCGGCTCAGCATATGCATCGGCCGTGTATCTGTCCGAGGTTTTGAAATTCCCCAAGGATAAGAAAGTCTACGTATTTGGACATGAAGGTATCGAAGAGGAGCTCGACGAAGTGGGGATTGCTCATATTGGAGGATCT GATCCCGAAGACCGAGAATTCACCCCTCCTATTGATTACTCTCAATACTCGCCAGATCCTTCAGTGGGTGCTGTGTTGTGTGGTGCAGACAACTGGATAA ACTGGAAGAAAATCACCAAAGCTGTGATATATTTGCATAACCCCGAGTGTCGGCTTGTCCTTACAAACCCCGACGCTACCTTCCCTATTGGTGgttctctttttcctg CTGCCGGATCTATGTCTGCACCCATCGTGTACGCCGCCAAACAGActcccatcatcatcggcAAGCCAAGCAAGACCATGATGGATGCAGTGATCGCGCA CCATCATATCAACCCCGCCCGGACCATCATGATCGGTGACAACCTCCACACCGATATTGAATTTGGTATCAACAGTGGTATTAGGACATTGCTTGTCATGGGCGGTGTTACCAAGTATGAGCACATTTACGGAGAAAACCCCAGTCCTGTCGTCCCTACCTACGTAATCAACCGAGCGGGTGATCTTGCTGCTTTGGCTAAGCAATAA
- a CDS encoding transcription elongation factor SPT6 produces the protein MSDRSGSASEGEGDEIRPYGEDRDSSEESEDDDPEEAKRIAEGFIVDEDEEDAEGEDEEEDEEARRRRRKEEKRRRKKGRRMRRGREEAELSEDELELIEENRGLREGRPLKRLRRRSGSEGSENDRAVPTLQDMFRDDEDRMEDDDDDLMDFIEEDEEDEANQGETEEQRRERRRAEKLKRREQARSRPELTGVDRSSWDEIFAVFGDGQDYDWALEGEDGIDLDEEEEAAKKDLRLEDVFDPAEIKARRLQDEDKAVANADRPERHQIVNSTLSDNPVFATDTLYPPPDFAAKWVAPKVSFRTQYLFCDQHPEGSYPIPTVDNPQPYPVYRRPDLEMEFEKAVSTALNMMFVQHLEVPYLWHYKRDVFSLLENQGQSSVLFLERDELWQVYALGQRYRAIHERNEQTRQQWEKIKARKGDIEDEYFIKGLLGKACVTSIEAAGEGAEWLAYHYASDIKAIKEEEAFDEISKKLPEKIEHEDIRRGKIMKLVEAFGIDANKVASSFQDVNGQPAPVMNPDKMPLELADEFTGAAYSSPEQALSAASFVLIQELSKDPAIRQQARDFMDACGLVTVNATDRGMSVIDQYHLYYNFKFLTDKPVLAFRDSPQFIHMLKAEEEGLISIAFDIPENMLATFTDALIRCCRSNDYGEIASAWNEVRVEACNTLVKKHLMPMASKWIKEHLRTQAEEYIAERCREELELRVNVRPYASSGMEQGETPSVLAITNGKGDIRDAVMAVMLDDEGNVRTQTKFDNLRDEEDKTIFIELLEKRKPKVIVIGGFSVQTARLKDAALAAIRQHAINLLGQNPPVSDAYPDHEGFQYAMAEYDERLKAHLIPLIFVNDATARLYMSSEEAEKEHPNLPLNGRYALGLARYTQNPLNAYCKLGRHIASVTFMEHHQKLIPQEKLLYHLERGLVNSVCFMGIEINSCVADPYQRAMLPYIAGLGPRKADAVIYGIQKHGALINRMAFTDLGLFGPTIFENTAGFLTIESDLKDMMLEAENPQEQPDPLDMTRIHPENYEFAQKMCQDALDLDVEDVADRHKSEVVQTLMLDDKRGKKLGELNLDDFAFNLQRQGEGNKRHTLGEIVSELIRYRSDRRPPFYIPTDWEIVTMVTGETERTVGRGLKVTATVRKALSARVFCQLESGLDAVLERDYVADEDQAPVTSCDEVFKPRQAIKGVVIMPEPARFQVRISTRPSDLRQGVDFVQPFKDEEYNNKDRRDAAEAATAAKKQRRAGKVQRIVNHPNWHVLNSGQAEQFLASQHRGDCVIRPSSKGPDRIAVTWKVDEDVYQHIDVQEIDKPNEYSLGRILMVGGQYRYSDLDDLIINHVKATARKFDEIQMHEKYKPEHELDAFLKNYVQAHPGRSIYGFSVDSDRPGYLKLCFLSKPTKDGGVIQTWPVRVLPGAYKLGNAIVPGVTELSNAFKMQYSEKLAEQGHQGKTPGIYLGKTPCILAGERLPWGPGPPQWVLELLR, from the exons ATGTCCGACAGGTCTGGCTCCGCCTCtgaaggcgaaggcgaCGAAATCCGACCATATGGCGAAGACCGTGACTCGTCTGAAGaatctgaagatgatgatccTGAAGAGGCCAAGCGGATTGCTGAGGGATTCATagtcgatgaggatgaggaagacgcagaaggagaagacgaggaggaagatgaagaggcaagACGGAGacgaaggaaggaagagaaacggcgtaggaagaaggggaggagaatgagaagaggacgagaggaagcagagctCTCGGAGGATGAGCTGGAGCTGATTGAAGAAAATCGTGGACTTCGTGAAGGGAGACCTTTGAAGAGACTGAGGAGGCGTAGTGGGTCTGAAGGGTCAGAGAATGACAGGGCTGTGCCCACTTTGCAAGACATGTTtcgagatgatgaagaccgaatggaagatgatgacgacgatcTCATGGACTttattgaagaagatgaagaagatgaggccAACCAAGGAGAGACGGAGgagcagagaagagagaggaggagggcagagaagttgaagagaagagaacagGCTAGGAGCCGTCCAGAGCTGACTGGAGTGGACCGATC TTCGTGGGATGAGATTTTTGCTGTGTTTGGCGATGGTCAAGATTACGATTGGGCACTCGAGGGCGAGGACGGTATTGACttggacgaagaagaagaggcagcTAAGAAGGACCTCCGTCTAGAAGAT GTGTTCGACCCTGCCGAAATCAAAGCAAGGAGATTGCAGGACGAAGATAAGGCTGTCGCCAACGCTGATCGACCTGAGAGGCACCAAATTGTCAACTCCACATTATCCGACAATCCGGTTTTCGCGACCGATACCCTCTACCCACCCCCTGATTTTGCCGCGAAATGGGTTGCGCCCAAGGTATCCTTCCGTACCCAATATCTCTTCTGCGACCAACATCCTGAAGGATCCTATCCTATTCCTACAGTTGACAACCCTCAGCCTTATCCTGTGTACCGCCGGCCTGATCTCGAGATGGAATTTGAAAAGGCTGTATCGACCGCTCTCAACATGATGTTTGTGCAGCACTTAGAGGTACCCTACCTGTGGCACTACAAGCGCGACGTATTCAGTTTGTTGGAAAACCAAGGACAAAGCTCTGTCCTTTTCTTGGAGCGAGATGAACTTTGGCAGGTCTATGCTCTTGGACAACGCTATCGAGCAATTCACGAAAGGAACGAACAAACTAGGCAACAATGGGAGAAAATCAAAGCGCGAAAGGGTGATATTGAGGATGAGTACTTCATCAAGGGATTGCTCGGTAAAGCTTGTGTGACGAGCATTGAAGCAGCTGGTGAAGGTGCCGAATGGCTTGCATACCACTATGCGTCTGATATCAAGGCAatcaaggaggaagaagcgtTTGACGAGATATCGAAGAAGTTACCAGAGAAGATAGAGCACGAAGATATTCGACGAGGGAAGATCATGAAATTGGTTGAGGCCTTTGGTATTGACGCCAACAAAGTCGCTTCATCTTTCCAGGATGTCAATGGTCAGCCGGCACCTGTAATGAATCCGGACAAGATGCCTCTCGAGTTGGCGGATGAATTTACAGGTGCAGCATACTCAAGCCCTGAGCAAGCTCTCTCTGCCGCTAGCTTTGTCCTTATCCAAGAGCTGTCTAAAGATCCAGCTATCCGTCAGCAAGCTCGAGACTTCATGGATGCCTGCGGTCTAGTTACAGTGAATGCCACTGATAGGGGCATGTCGGTAATCGACCAGTATCACCTTTACTACAATTTTAAGTTCCTCACCGACAAACCTGTTCTCGCTTTTAGGGACAGTCCTCAATTTATTCACATGCTCAAggccgaggaggagggtctTATTAGTATTGCATTCGACATCCCTGAAAATATGCTCGCAACATTCACCGATGCTCTCATCCGATGTTGTCGGTCGAACGACTACGGAGAGATTGCTTCGGCATGGAATGAAGTCAGGGTGGAGGCTTGTAATACATTAGTGAAGAAGCACTTGATGCCCATGGCCTCCAAGTGGATTAAGGAACATCTCAGGACCCAGGCCGAGGAATATATTGCTGAACGATGTCGAGAAGAATTAGAACTGCGTGTCAATGTCCGACCCTACGCCTCATCGGGCATGGAGCAAGGCGAAACTCCCTCCGTCCTTGCCATCACCAACGGTAAGGGTGATATCCGAGATGCCGTCATGGCTGTCATGCTCGATGACGAAGGTAACGTCCGCACACAAACCAAATTTGACAACTTGCGCgacgaagaggacaagACAATCTTCATAGAATTGCTGGAAAAGCGAAAGCCCAAGGTCATCGTCATTGGCGGGTTTTCTGTCCAGACTGCCCGTCTCAAAGACGCTGCTCTGGCTGCTATCCGCCAGCACGCCATAAATCTTTTAGGTCAAAACCCACCAGTATCTGATGCTTATCCTGATCACGAGGGATTCCAGTATGCTATGGCGGAATACGACGAGAGGCTTAAGGCGCATCTAATTCCTCTTATCTTTGTCAATGACGCGACGGCGAGGTTGTATATGTCTTCagaagaggctgagaaggaacACCCCAACTTGCCCTTGAATGGACGGTATGCTTTGGGTTTGGCAAGGTACACGCAGAATCCCTTGAATGCGTATTGCAAACTGGGTAGGCACATTGCCTCCGTGACCTTCATGGAGCACCATCAAAAGCTTATTCCTCAAGAGAAACTTCTCTACCATCTCGAACGAGGTCTCGTGAACTCAGTCTGCTTCATGGGTATAGAAATTAACTCATGTGTGGCTGATCCTTATCAGCGGGCAATGTTGCCATACATTGCGGGTCTGGGCCCCAGAAAGGCAGATGCTGTTATATATGGTATTCAGAAGCAT GGCGCTCTTATCAATCGTATGGCGTTCACCGACCTCGGTCTCTTTGGACCTACCATCTTCGAAAACACTGCCGGTTTCCTCACGATAGAATCCGATCTCAAGGACATGATGCTGGAAGCCGAAAACCCTCAAGAGCAGCCCGACCCTCTTGATATGACTCGAATTCATCCCGAAAATTACGAGTTCGCCCAAAAGATGTGTCAAGATGCGCTTGATCTCGACGTTGAGGATGTGGCAGATCGACACAAGTCAGAAGTTGTCCAGACTCTTATGCTTGATGATAAGCGAGGGAAGAAACTAGGAGAGCTCAACTTAGATGATTTTGCTTTCAATCTTCAACGACAAGGTGAAGGTAATAAGCGTCACACTCTCGGAGAGATCGTTAGCGAATTGATCAGATACCGATCTGATCGACGACCCCCCTTCTACATTCCTACTGACTGGGAGATTGTGACTATGGTTACGGGAGAGACCGAAAGAACTGTTGGGAGAGGATTGAAGGTGACCGCAACTGTCAGAAAAGCCCTTTCCGCTCGAGTTTTCTGCCAGCTTGAATCAGGTTTGGACGCTGTTCTTGAGCGAGATTACGTCGCCGACGAGGATCAAGCTCCGGTCACCTCTTGCGACGAAGTTTTCAAGCCTCGTCAAGCTATCAAGGGCGTCGTTATCATGCCTGAGCCTGCTCGTTTCCAAGTACGTATATCCACTCGACCCTCTGATCTCCGACAAGGTGTCGATTTTGTCCAACCTTTCAAAGATGAGGAGTACAACAATAAAGATCGTCGAGATGCAGCCGAGGCAGCTACCGCCGCGAAGAAGCAGCGTAGAGCAGGCAAGGTTCAGCGTATTGTCAACCACCCCAACTGGCATGTCCTTAATTCTGGTCAGGCCGAGCAATTCCTTGCAAGCCAACATCGAGGTGATTGTGTCATCCGACCCTCATCTAAAGGTCCTGATCGGATTGCGGTGACCTGgaaggttgatgaggatgttTATCAACACATTGATGTGCAAGAGATCGATAAGCCAAATGAATACTCTCTGGGAAGGATCCTGATGGTCGGCGGTCAATACAGGTATAGTGACCTGGATGACTTGATCATTAACCATGTCAAAGCAACCGCGAGGAAGTTTGATGAGATTCAGATGCACGAGAAGTACAAGCCGGAACACGAGCTTG ATGCTTTCTTGAAGAACTATGTGCAGGCCCATCCTGGAAGAAGTATCTATGGCTTCAGCGTTGACAGCGATCGACCAGGGTACCTCAAGCTTTGCTTCCTCAGCAAGCCTACAAAAGACGGTGGGGTCATTCAAACCTGG CCCGTTCGAGTCCTTCCT
- a CDS encoding galactokinase has protein sequence MSAKVPIPVFKSLQEIYPSASAILRESQRWNALLARFQERFGEAPTYVVRAPGRVNVLGEHIDYSLFPVLPAAIEQDILFAFRPTRPAAGSNPTVRLENYDRKYTYPGCSFPLIPGRDGWDVGLDAGGGWDKYVRAALLECLDELFPVGKEDERQEAVGMNVLISGNIPPGSGLSSSAAMVVGSVIMFLVANNMAADKTKADVVQLAINSEHRMGLRTGGMDQSASALALPNNLLHLSFYPSLLPSPLPLPGNISLVITNSLAPHSLTESAPEEYNLRVIEILIATRLILHHWKLESQFSDNPRPWLREVLGAWVGEKGHMGWEKEREVMEKALGDIEWMKMDGGWSREEMVKYSGMDGEEFEKSYLDFLEIRAEKFYLYERLHHTLTESLRVHKFVHLCQSISTSNSLPPSSDTPLPTADDILSQLGKLFDASHASMRDTYDCTHPLVDSLQELCLENGAIGSRMTGGGWGGSVVSLVESSQVPEFLEKVRKGYEKYGDLEDEEWVEVGFATMPGHGAGVYVVEDGIRVVDERAA, from the exons ATGTCTGCCAAGGTCCCCATCCCAGTCTTTAAATCTCTGCAAGAAATCTATCCATCTGCTTCTGCCATTCTCCGCGAAAG TCAACGATGGAacgctcttcttgctcgatTCCAAGAACGCTTTGGCGAGGCTCCGACCTACGTCGTCCGCGCCCCTGGACGAGTTAATGTACTTGGAGAGCACATTGATTACTCTCTTTTC CCCGTACTTCCGGCCGCAATTGAACAAGATAtcctttttgcttttcgcCCTACACGTCCTGCTGCTGGTTCAAATCCAACAGTGCGGTTAGAAAACTATGACAGGAAGTACACTTACCCCGGCTGCTCTTTCCCCCTCATCCCAGGACGAGACGGATGGGATGTAGGTCTTGATGCAGGGGGAGGATGGGACAAGTACGTTAGGGCCGCTTTGTTGGAGTGCTTGGATGAGCTTTTTCCCGTTggcaaggaggatgaaagacAAGAGGCTGTAGGGATGAATGTGCTCATTTCTGGGAATATTCCTCCTGGCTCTGGCTTGAGT AGTTCTGCCGCGATGGTTGTTGGCTCTGTCATCATGTTCCTGGTCGCCAACAACATGGCGGCAGATAAAACCAAAGCGGATGTTGTGCAACTCGCCATCAATTCCGAGCATCGCATGGGCTTGCGCACAGGTGGAATGGACCAATCTGCCTCTGCTCTGGCTTTGCCCAACAACCTGTTACACCTATCTTTTTACCCAAGCTTGTTGCCTTCACCTTTGCCTCTTCCCGGTAACATATCGCTGGTCATCACAAATTCCCTTGCCCCTCATTCTTTGACGGAATCTGCACCTGAAGAGTATAACCTGCGAGTCATTGAGATTCTCATCGCCACCCGTCTGATTCTACATCACTGGAAGTTGGAATCACAGTTCAGCGATAACCCTAGACCATGGTTGAGAGAAGTCTTGGGTGCTTGGGTAGGTGAGAAGGGTCATatgggatgggagaaggaaagagaggtgatggagaaggctcTTGGTGACATCgaatggatgaagatggatggagggtggagtagggaagagatggtcaAGTACTCGGGCATGGACggagaagagtttgaaaagaGTTACCTTGACTTCCTCGAGA TTCGGGCAGAGAAGTTCTACCTGTACGAACGCTTACATCACACCCTCACCGAATCTTTGCGCGTACACAAATTCGTGCACCTCTGCCAATCCATCTCCACTTCCAATTCCCTCCCTCCGTCTTCTGATACCCCTCTTCCTACCGCGGACGACATCCTTAGCCAACTCGGCAAGTTATTCGATGCATCGCACGCTTCCATGAGGGATACATATGACTGCACCCATCCTCTTGTGGACTCGCTGCAAGAGTTGTGCTTAGAAAATGGAGCAATTGGTTCAAGAATGACAGGCGGGGGATGGGGTGGGTCAGTGGTTAGTCTTGTGGAAAGCTCACAGGTGCCCGAGTTTTTAGAAAAAGTTAGGAAAGGATATGAAAAGTATGGtgatttggaggatgaggagtgGGTAGAGGTAGGTTTTGCTACAATGCCGGGCCATGGAGctggag TGTATGttgtggaggatgggatCAGAGTGGTAGATGAGAGAGCAGCATAA
- a CDS encoding NAD(P)H:quinone oxidoreductase type IV — protein MSTKPVIAVVYYSTYGHIAALAEEVIKGLESTGAIVKPYVIQETLSEEILKKMHAGSSLKPKYPVITPDDLKELDGFVLGTPTRYGGVPAQVATFFDQTGQLWASGALVGKFVSMFTSTAGQHSGQEATFLTTFPFFAHHGLTYVPIGYSDPAISGVEVVNGGTPYGASCIANADGSRQPSAVELGIAEHQGKYFGNFVATFVKGRNAAAVPATTTAAASRVPQEVSEKEGYAVGDKSAAADGVAPALATTGDANAAEKTAGPVADETATAEPAPAAETTPAATTTAAATPATTEKPGQTKPAAAAAPKKKKGFFSCCGDSNID, from the exons AT GTCCACCAAGCCCGTCATTGCCGTTGTCTACTACTCCACCTATGGCCACATCGCTGCCCTCGCCGAAGAGGTTATCAAGGGCCTTGAGTCGACCGGTGCCATCGTTAAGCCCTATGTCAT TCAGGAAACTCTTTCCGAAGAgattttgaagaagatgcatgCCGGTTCTTCTCTCAAGCCCAAGTATCCTGTCATCACCCCTGACGACCTCAAGGAGCTTGATGGTTTCGTTCTCGGTACGCCTACCAG GTACGGTGGTGTTCCTGCTCAGGTCGCTACCTTCTTCGACCAAACTGGTCAGCTCTGGGCTAGCGGTGCCCTCGTCGGCAAGTTTGTGTCCATGTTCACTTCTACTGCCGGTCAACACTCTGGCCAGGAG GCCACTTTCTTGACtaccttccctttctttgctCACC ACGGCT TGACATATGTTCCCATCG GTTACTCTGACCCTGCCATCTCTGGAGTTGAGGTTGTGAACGGAG GCACACCATACGGTGCAAGTTGCATCGCTAACGCCGATGGAAGCCGACAGCCTTCTGCTGTTGAGCTCGGGATCGCTGAGCACCAGGGCAAGTATTTCGGTAACTTTGTCGCTACCTTTGTCAAGGGAAGGAACGCTGC CGCCGTCCctgccaccaccaccgctgCTGCTAGCCGAGTTCCCCAAGAAGTTTCCGAGAAGGAGGGCTACGCTGTCGGTGACAAATCGGCTGCCGCTGACGGTGTTGCTCCCGCGCTCGCCACTACTGGTGATGCGAACGCCGCTGAGAAGACCGCTGGGCCTGTAGCCGACGAGACCGCCACCGCCGAGCCTGCCCCTGCCGCTGAGACTACCCCCGCTGCTACTActactgctgctgccaccCCTGCTACTACTGAAAAGCCTGGTCAGACTAAGcctgctgccgctgccgcccctaaaaagaagaagggcttCTTCTCATGTTGCGGAGACTCTAACATTGACTAA